TTTCAAACGGTCATAGAAATCGAAAACCACTTCGTTCAGGGGCAACTTGTAAACAACCATGGCCCGATTTCCAGAATAAGTAAGGTCCAGCTGAACGCCGCGTTTTTCTTCACACAGTTTCAGAACCTGCCCGAGATATTCATCAGGCACCATGATCGTCGCCTTGATCCAGGGCTCCTCGATACGGTCTACCTGCATGATGTCCGGCATATCTGCCGGGTTATGCAGGGCCATCATCTCGCCGTTCCTCATATACAGATGATAGACAACCGACGGAGCCGTGGTAATCAGATCCAGATCAAATTCCCGTTCAAGACGTTCCTGAATGATTTCAAGATGCAACAACCCCAGAAAACCACAGCGAAAACCAAACCCGAGAGCCGCAGATGTTTCTGCTTCAAACGAGAAGCTGGCATCGTTCAGGCGCAACTTTCCAAGGCTTGCTTTCAATTCAGTAAATTCGGCTGAGTCAACCGGGAAAAGGCCGCAGAACACAACCGGTTGATTTGGCTTAAATCCGGGAAGCGGTTCACTTGCGGGCTTTTTCTCGTCCGTAATGGTATCACCGACTTTTGTATCCGCAACTTCCTTGATCGCCGCTGTCATGAAACCAATTTCGCCCGGCCCCAACTCATCGACAACAAGCCCTTTTGGTGTAAAAACACCCACCCGGTCCACAAGATAGGAGGCTCCGGTTTCCATCATCCGGATTTTCTGACCTTTACGAATGGTCCCTTCGCGCACCCGGAACAAAACCACGACCCCCAGATAGGCGTCATACCAGCTATCAATCAACAAAGCCTGCAAAGGTTTGTGTCGGTCACCGGTCGGCGCCGGCATCTGTTTGACAACAGCTTCCAGAACCTCGGCGATCCCCAATCCTGTTTTCGCGGACACCGCAATTGCCCCGCTTGCATCAATCCCGATCACTTCTTCGATTTGCTCGGAAACACGGTTGATATCTGCCGCGGGCAAATCGACTTTGTTCAGAACCGGAACAATTTCATGATTGACTTCAATGGCCTGATAGACATTTGCCAGAGTTTGCGCCTCGACACCCTGGCTAGCATCAACGACCAGCAAAGACCCTTCACAGGCCGACAAAGAGCGGTTCACCTCATAGGCAAAATCCACGTGACCCGGTGTATCAATGAGATTAAGCGTGTAAGTCTCGCCGTCCTCAGCCTTGTAGAGAAGGCGAACAGTCTGGGACTTGATCGTAATTCCCCGTTCTCGCTCGATATCCATGCTATCGAGAACCTGCTGCTGCATTTCCCGTTTGTCTAATCCCCCGCAATCCTGAATAAGGCGGTCAGCGAGTGTCGACTTGCCGTGATCGATATGGGCAATGATCGAGAAATTTCTGATTTTGTTAAGATCTGTCATCTTTGTACTTTATCCGAAGCAGGAACAGGGCTGATACGCCTAATCCGGTCCTTATACTATGCCTAGCCGCGCGATGGCAGGACAATATCTTTAAATTGCCCATTATCACCCGGAATTTTCATAATTCCTGTGCCACTGAAAACATTTTCGCCATCCGCGGTCAGAATACAGGTTGCAAAAATCGTTTTTCGCGTCTGTTTAATAACCGTTGTACGCCCCTCAAGCCAGGCACCGTTAGGGGCTGGAGAAACAAAATCGCAACTCATGTGAACAGTTGGCAGGAATTTACCAATTTTATTGGCCACCTGCGAGCCGATCCCCAATTGCATATCTGCAAATGTCATCAGCATGCCGCCGTGACAGATATTGGCTATGTTGCAATGTTTATCCTGGATGCGCAGACCACAATAGGCCTGCCCCCCTTCATATTTTACATAAAGGGGGCCGGTTGTTTCCACAAACCCGACAATCCCATTAAACAGCTCAAATCCTTCGGGAACAGAAGTTTCCATTTATCGTCTCTCCTGACAAAGTTGAAGGGGCGCATTGCGCCCCTTTCCTTGTTTCTTGTTTGTCCTAGCGACGGAGAATGCCGCCACTCGTTTTTTCAACATTCTGAACGACCTTCTGCGAGACCGCTTCAATCAGTTCGTCGGTCAATGTTCCGTCCATTGGTTCAAGACGAATGGAAAGAGCCACTGACTTCTTACCTTCCGCAACTTTATCACCTTCGTAAATGTCAAAGATCGTTGCCTCGGCAATAAGTTTCTTATCTGCGCCCTTGGCCGCCTTCAAAACTTTATCGGCAGAAACGC
This region of Sneathiella aquimaris genomic DNA includes:
- the lepA gene encoding translation elongation factor 4, with protein sequence MTDLNKIRNFSIIAHIDHGKSTLADRLIQDCGGLDKREMQQQVLDSMDIERERGITIKSQTVRLLYKAEDGETYTLNLIDTPGHVDFAYEVNRSLSACEGSLLVVDASQGVEAQTLANVYQAIEVNHEIVPVLNKVDLPAADINRVSEQIEEVIGIDASGAIAVSAKTGLGIAEVLEAVVKQMPAPTGDRHKPLQALLIDSWYDAYLGVVVLFRVREGTIRKGQKIRMMETGASYLVDRVGVFTPKGLVVDELGPGEIGFMTAAIKEVADTKVGDTITDEKKPASEPLPGFKPNQPVVFCGLFPVDSAEFTELKASLGKLRLNDASFSFEAETSAALGFGFRCGFLGLLHLEIIQERLEREFDLDLITTAPSVVYHLYMRNGEMMALHNPADMPDIMQVDRIEEPWIKATIMVPDEYLGQVLKLCEEKRGVQLDLTYSGNRAMVVYKLPLNEVVFDFYDRLKSVSRGYASFDYEMYAYEESDLVKLSILVNAEPVDALAMLVHRSQSEARGRHLCERLKTLIPRQLFKIALQAAIGGKVIARETISAMRKDVTAKCYGGDITRKKKLLEKQKKGKKRMRSVGNVDIPQEAFLAALKMGDD
- a CDS encoding PaaI family thioesterase yields the protein METSVPEGFELFNGIVGFVETTGPLYVKYEGGQAYCGLRIQDKHCNIANICHGGMLMTFADMQLGIGSQVANKIGKFLPTVHMSCDFVSPAPNGAWLEGRTTVIKQTRKTIFATCILTADGENVFSGTGIMKIPGDNGQFKDIVLPSRG